TGTGTACACAGATAGAAAATTATGAAGAAAGAGATAAGTTTCATGTCATACCCGGTTGTATTGGATCTTACTTATGTCAAGTGATGACTGTGGAATGCCAGGGAACCTTTGTTTTAGAAGGACTAGAATGCTCTCTGCTCTCTCTTCAAAGAGCTCCCTCTTTTCTATGCTCACTGCTGAACCCCACGAAGATTTTCCATCTTTGTTGTTCATCTTCCTCTGCCAAATTATGATGGATGCTTCAATCCTGTTCTTGAGGTCTAGGATCTTGTGCTCTGTTGAAAGGTCCATGGTGGAGAGGAATTGCTCTGGATCAAAATATTCCACTGTAATACTACGGTATATAGAGTCACCGAGGCTTGCTCTCCCATTCTAACACAAAATGGATAAATTAATGCTCGGAAGGAAAAGTCAAGAAAGGCGCAAATGTTCTTAAGAAATGAACTGCTGGGATCTTACTCCTTTTACCTTTGGGAGGGATTCGATATAGTTTTCGGGAATTGCCATTTCTGATAGAACCTGGGCATTTATTGCCATTGCTGCTTTTAGTACTTGGTTCACAGATTCCTTTTGGAACTGCAGCCATTTTCTTGATACATCAGATAAGCCATCTGGGGGGACCTTAGCAGTGGGTAGCCACCATTTGTCATCCTTCCTACCTTTTTCAGCATCATCAGCATCTCTTGACACATACCAGAACTCATTCTGGTCTTTAAAGTTATCTAGGTAATCCTGTTGATCACGCAGAAATTGGAAAagaatggggaatttttttcttttaacatcAGTAACTGTAAGCCTCTCCAGCTCCTAACCATTGTAAACATAAAGAGATCAAGTGCTTACGATGAGCATGGCATCAAGTTTCCGCAGGGCAGGAATATTCATATGCAGATCATTTCGTTGGCGTGTCACCATTATCTATTTGATCAAGAGAGGATTATGAGGATTATGAGGGTGTGAGAAGTAACACTTAATATATACAAAATTGATCAAAAGAGAACTTCTGGGAGAAGGATTTCACCTCCATTGTTCCATCTTTGGTTTCCTGTTGGGAAGGGACAAATTCAACAATGTGATCAGTGACAGATAATAGCCAATCAATTTCTTTTCTCCACCTTCCTTTCCTCTCAGAAGCCATGGGCTCCAGTCGCCTTTGTTCCCCAAAGACAGAAGCTgtataaattagaaaaaaaaaaaaaaaaaaactcaagccATTAAATTTTCCGACCAAAAAATACAATGCATTCTGCTCATTTTCAGGAAGAATTGTAAATATATAATTTCAAACCATTAATGAGACCAAGTATTTTCCCAACTTtcacataataataaaacatatGCAGTCTGTGTTCTACAAATGTATGAAATAGATGGggttctatttctttctttctacttTAGTCTTGTGCAAAGTTTATGAGGCAGCCCTGTATTTTATTGATGTTTTATTGTAATAGAGAAAGGAAATATAGTTTCATGCAGGAATTGAAAGCACCTGCAAGGTTGGTAATGGCATTCGACAAAGCCAAAGCCGACGAAACTCCTTTCCCTCCACCCGACATATCTTCACCCAAAAGAAGCTTAGTGAACCTTTCTTTTATCATTTCCACATCTGAACCAAACCAGGCGAGAAAAAAGACAGAAAACAAGTTCAGAAAAATGATTAATAGAAAATGAATTCATACATTGAAGTGATCCTTTCCATAATTTGTAACTCAATTCAGATATCCTTTCACCTTAAAAGTATTTTACTATTGGATTGTTATGTTTCAAAGTTCTtgaagctatctactttgatgtttctTCCAAAACCCATTCCCTCCACCACCGCCCAGTTTCATCCTCAAgttcttcgtagatggaccctCAACTCTAGATCTCCGGatcagatttggaaagctatctactttgatgtttctTCCAAAACCCATTCCCTCCACCACCGCCCAGTTTCATCCTCCTGCTGGAATACCCACATCATCTCCTCTTGGAACCTTCAGTTTGATCTCATCCAGGCCACCTGATGGCtttacccccaccccccctcttCATTGTATCCCCTTTTAGTTAGCTTTTGGCTTTTgtctgtttttgtttgttttgttcttgCTGTCTTGGAGATGGCTCCTTGTTGGCATTGGCCTTCCCTCCCACCCCCTCTTTCctttcccttgtattttctctcttcacttggtaatgatttatttattcatccaaaaaaaaaaaaaaaaaaaaaaaaaaaaattgacagaaGGTAAAATGCTGGTTGATTTCTCTATGATTTTTTCAAGTGTAggaaaatcacaaagaaaacctGGAAGACGTAGCATAACTATTTAAGTATATGAGATGTAGAAGAAATGAAAATGCATTAATTAATTACCTGAGTGCTTGTCTTTGCCTTGGGAGGCAACACTgccaccccctcccccttctctgATCAAACGTGACTTGGGAACAGCATCACGAATCAGTAAAGACTCAATTTGTGGATCCATTGTCCGATCAGATGAACTCCTCGATCCCTGGCTTCGGAATGAAATTTTACTATCATCCCCCAATGACCTTCCTTTGTGTATAGCTTCAACAACCAGGCTCTGGGCCTGGCGTCCTGTCATTTCAAATATCCCTTTGAAGGTGAAGGACTTGGACTTCTGAATGCTATGATGATCATGTTCACATGCTCGAACCATTGTGAGGTGGTGGAACTGGGTGTTAAGAGGAAAACATGGTCAATGTAAATACAATTGTAACTATTAcagagatagaaagagaaagCTTAATGAATGAAGCAATTGTTGTTGTTAAGGAAAATTATTATGGTGAAGAGGGGAAGatggagagagaggggagaaacCCATCTCcctgaaggaaggaaggaaagagagaaagtgcTGTAGAATATGTTTTGTTATGGTTTGCTGGATTTGGTGAGTTAGAAGCAAATGTGGAGAAGATTGATTGATGGGGTTAGtgtagtttttccttttttgtgtgTGAACAAAAATACAACGTGGGGTGCATGTTTGAGGAAGAAAAGGTGAGGTCAGTGAGAAAAGGAGATTAAACTATGGGAGATTATTTTGTTGTGTTTGTTTTAAGGCCGTGGAGGTTGAAGGCTTCATCTCTCCTCTCAAGAGTCAATTCCCCCAAAAAGCCCGGGAAGACATGCAAGGAAAACtaactccctctctctctctctctctctctctctctctcatctaaATTTACAATATTACCATGACTTGGGCTGGTGCACCGCACACCGCACGTTAAGGTCAagagtcttttttattttttggatgaataggtCAAGGGGTCTTAAGTAAGACACATGGGTCAATGTAGATTGTAGAGAAAGTTGAgataagagaattttttttttcctttcttaaaaagtaagaaacaaaatttcaagcttagaaatacacaattaaaaaaaaaaaaatccataacaTTATTGCCTTgggattattttttattttttatttttgagataGTAGTTTCTCCCAGTGGtttattgagatttttttaataagaaaaaagaaaatatcattgatTTAGAGAAAATTAGAAATATTTACCATTGAACTGATGGAGGCATTAAGGTGTaccgaacgaagaagaagacccaaccacacaatccatctttgtggttggaggattaaaagaaacaagaaagaagaaggaagaaagaagaagaagaaagaaagagagaagtcGAACCAGCCTTCTTAGCGTTGGGTTCGACCCCCTCTTGTCCTCCCATTTGGCAGATCTTGTGGACCtcaccaaatcttattttatcttagtactttgctttaattctagtattatttgattgttttaaataattaggaaactaggacttctttctattggtctattaggtagtttagtatttcaagtaattgagtttctaaatatcttgtttttatttttggaagttttattctatttaagggtaaggccattggccatcgtTTAATGGTTAATGAATTATTGAATGAAAGCAGCAAAGAAGTTGTCGCCCTTCTCTCacgattcctctctctctctcacttctaACTATTTCCCCCCCCTTTCtcgatctctttctctcttttgattctctcttttctcgcctccctctctctcccattcttttctttgtcacTGTTTTTGTTTTCTCCCTACTACCGCTGCTACACTATTGCTTCCTATGTGCATAATATTTGAAGTTCATCTCTCTTGAATGAACCCCACCTGGGTAGCTGctggattcatcatcaacaactaAGTTGCTGCTGGGAACTATACTACCAATATGGACTGTTTTCCCTTGTCAAATCAGGTAGACTGCACCTCTTATCTTGGAGGACCTTGagttcttctttactcctcagaCTGGGACAACAGGTAAGTAGTGAACTAAACTTTCCATCCCCCCATTATTCCCTTATTATTTGCTTCGTTCTCTTCTATTAAACTCCCCCTTTTAGCCCATTATTtgacctttatttttttcactgTTTCGGCCTTAAATGTTGCTGATTTTCCTTATTACAAAGCATGACtgattttataatttataacaTAAGATTCTTATCTATCTTTGGTGCTTAATAAGCTAGTGTTAGAACCTAACTTTGCTTATTGCTATGTTCCCTACCCCCATATTCCCACTTGAcgcttgagtgagtttatgtgtttttcttcttagactATTATTGCTCATTGTTACATTGCTCATTAATCgcactttattttgcatgttaatCTTGTTTGTTGAGCTTTCCTTACCCTGCCTaacccaagtcccttgaattttaccctacctagttagcTAATCTTGTAAGAAACCTAGTCATCTAGGAACCCCTATATCATCTTGGTATCATAGCATGGTTTGTCTAGGTTTAAGGTAATTAGGTACTGTTGTCCATTGTTTACATATCTtatcttttgaggtctagtctcaGTCACAATCTGTCTGTAGTCGAGTTTGAGTTAAGAGAGCGTTACCATAGGTTAGAGGAcaccatttttttccttagattggTGGGACCAaatacttgagagggagatttctaACCTCAAGATTGAGATGGCTAATTACCTATCTCAATTGAAgattctgagtagaccttgagtctttggtggcaaccgtaccttggctgcccatctccttatgtcaACTCGTAATGATAGAGCATACCAAAATATGTCTGACCTTCCTAACACTCCCACCTAACCTGACAGTTAgatgaattcatgaaagccatcCAAGCTACCCTCCAAGCTAGCCAAATTGTACAGGAGACACAGGCTGGCCATCTCCAaacccttaccgataagttAGCTACCTTTGAGACAAGTGACCAAAACCTTGATGAACGGTAAGGCTGTAAcacaactggcactgaacctagggaCAGAGGCCTTAGCCCTGAGGAAGTGCACGAAAATAACCACACTGATGGTcatgaccagataggggataacttccaaggcccAGGGCGTGGTAGAGGTCGGGTAGGGGTCGAGGACCACTGCCAAGACACcatacccaatatggagatgatgagggttatggACATCATGATAGGGGCTTTAATGTTCGATGGATGACTAAGGTAGATGCCCTTACTTATGATGGTCAAATTGATGTTAGGACCTTATGGATTGGATTatgcagatggataggtacttcaaTTTTTTTGATATGTCAGAGGAAGTCAGAtaccgatttgctaagttcaagcttgtTGGAGCTACCTAGGACTTCTGGAtagacctagagtaccaagaGGACCACCTAGAACTTGAACCAATCACCACCTAggtagaaatgcaagagagGCTCAAGAGGAAATTTTTGcttatcacttataggctccagttgttgaatgaaatgaatataCTAAAGCAAGGAAAGTTGACTATGACTAAATACAtaagcaagttcaatgaattgaaaattagaagccgtattcgggaggatgttgagtagacactatccagattccttaccgggctcaactctgaaattcagtctcgtatgaCACTCCACCTAGTGCGAAACGTTtcacaggccttcaggatagcccttaAGGTGGAATCCTCTATAAAAACtcattctcagaggaagagctccCAAGCTGGGGAATCCAATTTAAAAAACCACCCAAGGCTCAACTAGATTCCCAAAATCTCCTATTGCACCACAGTGTCAATTTGATAATAGGGGTAAaagaattttgggagaagcacccaagggtagtgggcaacaacagtgcttcaagtgtcgcgggtttggtcacttctccataGTGTCCCAAGAGGAACCTTTATGTGGAAGAGCAGActcctgaagaaggtgaccaagaggaTTTTTAGGActatgagtatgaggaccataggctagatgagaccatatctgatgaggacgcCCAAGAGGCCAATAACCTCAAGCTCGGTATTATACGATGCATGGTTTCACAACCTAGGAGTAGCGATGATTTGTAgtgaactaatattttcatcatttacacatgtcatcagggtaAGAACTGCCGTGTCGCCATAGACAgtgggagttgcatgaatgtggtcgccaagagcaTTGTTGCTCGAATGATCCttaaacctgaaccccaccccatgTCTTATAAGGTTGCATGAGTAGATTAGTCCACCATCCCCATTAATCTAAGGTttctagttcccctacactttacAGGATATGAGGAttgagtgtggtgtgatgttcTAGAGATGGATGCTtcccacatcatcctaggtagaccTTGGTTATATGACtaggatgtcaccaattatgggAAGTCTAGTATCTATGTCTttaagttcaaagggaagaaaattaggCTGACCCTCAGTGCCCCTAAGGAAGTTaaggttccagaacacaagggaagtacatccaaacacatcccaccaaaacactcaacattttggaccaacaacaatttgaaggagagtatCAAGaatcaggggtgatttatgctttagttgccatacagagtaatatcgataggtcacgcttatttactgcggctcctagagaagtacaACCATTGTTGAAGAAATTTGAGAGGCTATTCCTGGAAGagctacctgatgagttaccgcccATGCGTGACATCCAACATGCTATTGGCTTAGTTTCAGGGTCCTCTCTctcgaacttaccccattaccaaatgaatcccaaagagcaCGCCGAACTCAGGcggcaagtggatgaattgttacagaagggattcattagggaaagccttagcccgtgtgtAGTATCTGTCTTGCtcatgccaaagaaagatggcacttggactatgtgtgttgatagtagagccatcaataagatcacagtcaagtataggttccctatccctaggcttgatgacatatTGAATATGAAGGCCAAATCatcgatcttttcgaagattgatctcaagagcgggtaccaccaaatttaggttaggcctggagatgagtggaagatagcattcaagacgaaggatggcctttttgagtggttagttaagccttttggcttgtcaaatgcacctagcactttcatgaggataatgaatcaagtgcttcaaccattcattggcaagttcctagtggtttactttgatgatatcctcatctatagtaaaaccccgtcttcccacttggatcacttacagaaggtttttcatgtgctcttacaagagaaactctatgtcaaccttaagaagtgcaccttcatgagtgatcaagtcatcttcctaggATTTGTTATGTCAACTCAGGGAGTATCTATCCTAAGAAAGTGAGGGCAGTTGTAGAGTGGTTtgagccaactaatgtccatgaGGTATGAAGCTTTTATGTCTTAGCCACTTTCTATAGGAGATTCAtttaccggtttagttccattatgtctcctattatagattgcatgaaaaaggagtttcaatgtaCTAAAATGCTACGAAGgtctttaatgagattaaaaagcttataaTCGAGGCCCAAGTCCTGCACCTCctagatttctctaaggtcttcgaaatGAATTGTGATGCATTTGGTATTGGAATAAGTGGTGTCTTAGGATAAGAAGAATACCATGTTACCTACTTTAGCGAGAAGCTCAATGAAGTTATGCAACGATATTCCATTTACGATAAAGAATTTTATGCGATTATCTAGTCATTGccctattggcgacattaccttctACCGTAAGAATTCGTACTTTTCTCTGACCAACAGGCTCTGAGGAacctgagtgcccaaaagaaacttaaccagagacatgccaagtgggtcaagtttctccaagagtacacttttgtgcTCAAGCACAAACCTGGTGCTGAGAACACCACTGCAGATGCCCTTAGCCGGGTAAACAAGTTCCTCagtcgcaccaatgctaggagtcgagCTAGTGTGTTACTCCAAGCAATGAGTATAGAGGTTATAGGATTTGAGTAAGTCAAGGACTAATACCCCActtgtcctgattttagtgagtcgttcacttccttgagtgacgGCAATCCTTTCAGTCGCTCAGACTACCTATTTAGGGAGggatttctttttaaaggaagcaagttgtgcattctcAAGACCTCACTCCGAGATTTTTTGATCTGAGAATTACACGCTGAGGGCATTGCCAGCCATTTCGGTCGAGATAAGACCATTACCCTTATAGAGGATCGATTctttttgtcacaccccgttcacacagaatcggaccggtgacccggttaactccggttaaccccaaacctgctaggataatctgatacagtacccaaccacaacatacacacatctaagataaacgttcaaaagttcagcggaagacttaatttacctgtaaatacccccaatatacttgatacccaaattgtagtatatagataaatatatgtgggcccgcaggcatgatatttacacaaaaagaataacaattcatgtatcaagtacacaaaaaggggtcatcaaaagaatcaaaaagtaaaagcctGTACGACATCAATACTGTGGTTCCGtagcatagccctcgcacgtgcaatccgtatcgtgctcatattcctcagggacccaccaatcatcTTCggagaattcaactgtggggcccgacccttgatcttcgggctggtgacctgcaaaatcatctaaaagaggtgcgcacgtgggatgagctcactagctcagtaagtgaaaagaaggaccacataacaatccacacaacaatcacaaccatatgcactatatgctatgcaatttattttaaatcacatccacctaaacaacattactaagtcttgggtttagtgctactacaaccactgtgcgcgtatactccgggtacgagccgtgaactccatcccgcgatatgcccatagggcagtcggagaaggcccaccgtgagtattcgaaaaaataaagcatatcgactaccggctctcaacataaaagtaaatgaaagGAAGTAAATgtgctaactccagcaatttaaaaacagtacgattggccctcttgaatataccaccgaggttgctgaCTGTTCTAATGactagccgggcgtatgtctaaccgccacagtgacccgacaaccgcgaccactgcttccccccaaatggtaacccaacacctcaacccctgttgggaagggtcgtagcatgggaagatgataatcctaaaccatatGCTCCTttatgacatagtatgattgcatagtgccaccgcgtcccattccacgggccaccaatgcactcgtttccaagccgactacaacatctagtctaataatgcaccatgcacaatgatcctattattcatcacataagcacatcatcatttag
This genomic stretch from Macadamia integrifolia cultivar HAES 741 chromosome 2, SCU_Mint_v3, whole genome shotgun sequence harbors:
- the LOC122072000 gene encoding rho guanine nucleotide exchange factor 8-like isoform X2, which encodes MVRACEHDHHSIQKSKSFTFKGIFEMTGRQAQSLVVEAIHKGRSLGDDSKISFRSQGSRSSSDRTMDPQIESLLIRDAVPKSRLIREGGGGGSVASQGKDKHSASVFGEQRRLEPMASERKGRWRKEIDWLLSVTDHIVEFVPSQQETKDGTMEIMVTRQRNDLHMNIPALRKLDAMLIDYLDNFKDQNEFWYVSRDADDAEKGRKDDKWWLPTAKVPPDGLSDVSRKWLQFQKESVNQVLKAAMAINAQVLSEMAIPENYIESLPKNGRASLGDSIYRSITVEYFDPEQFLSTMDLSTEHKILDLKNRIEASIIIWQRKMNNKDGKSSWGSAVSIEKRELFEERAESILVLLKQRFPGIPQSSLDISKIQYNRDIGQSVLESYSRILESLAFTVMSRIEDVLYADSLAKDPSLAESNRQLSMDSFPAVRPVKFLNAGEELEKLNSVETPTSMTLSDFMGWHLDQGETEQKKDATENLEENWKDNDDEQSMSKPAIIVTHKKPSYIEKLENLGGLRSPIARH
- the LOC122072000 gene encoding rho guanine nucleotide exchange factor 8-like isoform X1, producing the protein MVRACEHDHHSIQKSKSFTFKGIFEMTGRQAQSLVVEAIHKGRSLGDDSKISFRSQGSRSSSDRTMDPQIESLLIRDAVPKSRLIREGGGGGSVASQGKDKHSDVEMIKERFTKLLLGEDMSGGGKGVSSALALSNAITNLAASVFGEQRRLEPMASERKGRWRKEIDWLLSVTDHIVEFVPSQQETKDGTMEIMVTRQRNDLHMNIPALRKLDAMLIDYLDNFKDQNEFWYVSRDADDAEKGRKDDKWWLPTAKVPPDGLSDVSRKWLQFQKESVNQVLKAAMAINAQVLSEMAIPENYIESLPKNGRASLGDSIYRSITVEYFDPEQFLSTMDLSTEHKILDLKNRIEASIIIWQRKMNNKDGKSSWGSAVSIEKRELFEERAESILVLLKQRFPGIPQSSLDISKIQYNRDIGQSVLESYSRILESLAFTVMSRIEDVLYADSLAKDPSLAESNRQLSMDSFPAVRPVKFLNAGEELEKLNSVETPTSMTLSDFMGWHLDQGETEQKKDATENLEENWKDNDDEQSMSKPAIIVTHKKPSYIEKLENLGGLRSPIARH